TACTCACGATATGCTCGCGTTCGATATTTTCCAAATAGTCCGAATTGAACGCCGCACGAACTACCAGCATCGTGGAAGTAAAATCAATCGTAGGGTGAAATTTTAATTCCGGTTTTTTTCCGGCGGCCATGGCCGATTCATAAAACACAATCAACGAATCCAAAACTTGCATGCGCGGGATAACCATTTGCCGATCCATGCGCACCAGATCTTCGCGAAACGTCTGCAGAAATGCGATCCGTGCCCGTTTGGCGCGTTGCTGATCCTGAAAATCCGATACGACAAAAGCACCATACACACCGGCAAATACGATGAGGAGTTCAAAAATTAATCGGCCTACGAAATGTTCTTTTTTTTCTTCAGACATGCACAGCTCCCGATTTTGTCGTCAATCTAATGGCCTACGTAACAAATTACAAACACAAAACGGGCGTCCAATGATTCGATGCAATATACCCATGTCAATTCAATTAAAAAGACTTTGATAATTTTTACGCCTTGGCGCTTTAGCAAGTACCTATTCCCTCTCGCAAAGCCGCAAAGAGAAATGAAAAAGTCTTTTGAGATAATTTTTTATAGATCGCCTATTTGTCAACGAACCATTCACCGGTCGCTATACCCATGCCAATTCAATTAAAAAAACTTTGATAATTTTTACGCCTTGGCGCTTTAGCGAGCACCTATTCGCTCGCGCAAAGCCGCAAAGAGAAATGAAAAAGTCTTTTGAGATAATTTTTTTTAGGGATCGCCTATTTGTCAACGAACCATTCACCGGTCGCTATACCCATGCCAATTCAATTACAAAATCGTTATTCCTATCCCGGGATGTTTATCGCGCTTCACGTTTTAATTGTGATACCTCGTCTCGGTACAGCAACGCTACTCGATGAGTAATTAATCCTCCATGTGATTAATAGATGCTGTGGTTGTTGGATCATTCTATCCATTCTTCACTTTCTCAAAATTCCTACGATGTATTTATTTGAACCATTTATTGAGTGTACGGATTCGTACACCCCTGCACGCATGCGAACGATTTTCGTGCTTATTTATAAAATGAAAATTATTAAAAACAACTATTTAACCATTGGCACAAGAATTGACAATAAATAGTATTGAGTTAGGTTTATCAATTATCAACCGCATTGAAACACGACAGGTAACATGGACCGGAAAATCGAAAAAAAGACATGGACTCCCAAACGCATTGCGATCATCGGCGGTGGCGCATTGTTTGTTTTTTTCATCGCGTATCAATTTCTCTTCGGAGACAATTCCACGAAGCTCAATGTCAAATCCGACAAAATCACCATCGCCAAAGTGACGAAAGGCCCGTTTCAGGAATTCATACCTGTAACCGGCAACGTCATGCCGATCAAAACGATTTACCTCGACGCGATGGAAGGCGGACGTGTGGACAAACTTTTCGTCGAAGAAGGCGCGATGCTCAAACAAGGCGAAGAGATTCTCAAACTGACGAACACCAATTTGCAAATGGATGTCATGTTTCGCGAAGCGCAGTTATTTGAACAGATCAACAACCTGCGCAATACGCGGTTATCTTACGAACAAACCCGTTTGCGCAACAAAAGCGACCTGATCAATCTGGATTATGAAATTCAGAAACTCAAACGCACGTACGATATTCAGAAAGGCCTGCAATCGCAGAATCTGACCACGCCGCAAGAATTTGAAACCGCACGGGACGAATACGACTACGCCGCCAAGCGGCGCGATCTGCTATTGGAAACCATGCGCCAGGATTCGATCTTGCGCGCCGTGCAGATGCAATCGCTGGAAGCCAGTATCGAGCACATGGGAACCAACCTCAATACCATCAAAGAGAACCTCGCCAATCTTACCATCCGCGCGCCTATCGCAGGGCAACTCACGTCACGCAACGCGGAACTTGGTGAATCCAAACGCTCCGGCGATCGCCTCGGGCAAATCGACGTGCTGGACGGCTTTAAAGTGCGTGCCGGCATTGACGAACACTACATCGCACGAATTCAGATCGGGCAGACCGGCGAATTTGATCTCGCCGGAAAAACGTACAATCTCGTGATCAAAAAAGTTTATCCGGAAGTTCAGAACGGACGTTTTGAAGTGGATATGGAATTTCAAGGCGACACACCTAAGGACATTCGTCGCGGCCAAAGTTTGCAGATCCGTCTGGAATTGGGCGATTTGCAGGAGGCCGTACTTGTACCCCGCGGCGGATTTTATCAAAAAACCGGCGGGCAGTGGATTTTTGTCGTAGATCCGTCCGGCGACTTTGCCGTAAAACGGAATATTCGCCTCGGGCGCCAAAACCCGCAGGTTTTTGAAGTCATGGACGGAATCTTCCCCGGCGAACAAGTCATCACATCCAGCTACGACAGTTACGGTGATGTGGACAAACTCATGCTGAATAAGTAGCAGACGGTAGACGGCAGACGGGAAACGGGACACGGGAAACGGCAGACGGAAAGCGATAATAAATTAGGAGATTTTGTAATGAATGAGAACGGTATGCTGAATTTGGGTCATAAAAATTTAGATGTATGGAAACTGAGTATCGAATTGGTAACTAAAATTTACGCCATAACAGAAAATTTTCCAAAAACAGAGATGTATGGTATCACCAATCAACTTCGGCGAGCGGCGGTGTCGGTTTCATCAAATATCGCCGAAGGCGCTGCACGACGATCTCAACTCGAACGACGTCGCTACTATGAGATTGCGCGTTCTTCTTTAGTAGAAATTGATACGCAATTAGAAATTGCGTTACGCCTGAAGTTTTGCATCAGAGAAAATTTGCATTCTATCTCTGATCTACTAAACCATGTATTTGCCAGTCTTTCTAAATTAGTAAAAAGCACTATCCATAAAACATTAACGAAAAATTAATCCATATCACTTTTAGGAGATGCCTGTATGATCAAAGCCAAGAATCTAAACAAGATGTACACCACGGACGAAGTGGAAACAACCGCACTGAATAACGTCAACTTTGAAATCAACGACAGCGAGTTCGTCGCAATCATGGGACCATCCGGTTGCGGTAAATCCACGCTGCTCAATATCATCGGCTTACTCGACAATCCGACCAGCGGTGAATATCATTTTGTCGGGCATGAGGTATCACGCTACTCCGAGCGCCAACGTTCCAATCTGCGCAAAGCCAATATCGGTTTTGTGTTTCAGAGTTTTAACCTCATCGACGAACTGACGGTGTATGAAAATGTCGAGTTGCCGCTTTTGTATCTCGGTATGACGGCATCGGATCGTAAAAAACGCGTCGAAGAAACCCTGGAACATATGCAAATCATGCACCGCCGCAATCACTTTCCGCAACAACTTTCCGGCGGTCAGCAGCAGCGTGTGGCCGTGTCGCGCGCCGTCGTCGCCAAACCCAAACTGATCCTCGCCGACGAACCTACGGGTAACCTTGATTCCGCGCACGGTGAAGAAGTGATGCGCCTGCTGACCGACCTCAACAAAGCCGGCACCACCATCATCATGGTAACGCACTCCCCGTCGCATGCCGAATATGCGCACCGCATCATTCACCTCTTCGACGGTCACATCGTGACGGAGAACATGAAAGAAGCGGCTAAGATATAACAGATGGCAAATGGCAAATGGCAGACGGGAAACGGCAAATGGCAAACGGCAAACGGCAGACGGGAAACGGCAAATGGCAAATGGCAGACGGGAAACGGCAAATGGCAAACGGCAGACGGGAAACGGGAAACAGTGAAGAAAGAAGTAAAAACATAAGGCGGGGACTATGATCAGGAATTATTTGAAAATCGCGATACGGAATATGCAAAAAAATGCTTTGCATACTTTTTTTAACGTATTGGGACTGGCGATGGGTATCGCATGCTGTATCACGGTATATATATTCGTGGATACGATGCTCAATATGGATACCGCGCATCGCGAGGCCGAACGTATATTCACGATCAATCACGTTCGCCTGATCAATAACCGCGAAGAATTCTGGGGTTTGTCCAAAGGACCGCTTGGCCCGGCTATTAAAAACGACTTTCCGGAAGTCACTGATTTTATCCGTCTGGATGACAATAATGCCGTGGTCAAGCGCGGCGATCTTATCTTTAACGAAGATATTCGTTTTGCCGACGCCAATTTCTTTTCCATGTTCACCTTTTCATTGGCTTCCGGTGTCGGCAGCGATCTGACTCAGAAAAACGCCATTTTTTTGAGCGAAGAAAAAGCGCTGAAATATTTTGGCGATCAAAATCCTGTCGGTCAAACGTTGACTTTGATTTTTGAAGGCGAAAAACGTTTGGAGTTTGTCGTCAAAGGTGTGGCCAAAAAATTTCCCCGCAACACCAGTTTCGCATTCAACTTTCTCGTCAATTACGAAAACATCAAAGATATTTACCCCCAAGCGGATCGCTGGACTTACAACGTCAGCGCTACATTTATCAAGCTGCATCGTCCGGAAGATGCGTTCAAAGTAGAACAGGGGCTTTCCCGATATTTGGCGCTTCAAAATGAAAGCAATCCCAATCAGCCCGCGCAGCGTTTTTATCTCGACAATCTGCTCACGATGTCTAAAAATTCGTGGCAGGTACGCGGTGATATTTCCGGCGGTACCAATCCGCACGGCATTTACACACTGACTTTCATCGCCGCACTGGTCATGCTGATGGCCTGCTTTAACTATATCAATATAGCCGTGGCCTCGGCGGCACGTCGTTTTAAAGAAATCGGAATTCGCAAAGTCGTCGGCGGAACCCGCGGGCAACTCGTCAAACAATTTCTGACAGAAAATTTTATTACCACGCTGACGGCTTTAGGTTTAGGTATCGTGTTTGCAGAAACTCTTACCATACCATTTTTTAATTCCATCATACAAGGCAACACGGTATTAGCGTTTGATATTTCCGCTGATCTGCGCGTTGTTATTTTTTTAGCCGTACTGACCTCTTCGATCGGACTTTTAGCAGGGCTGTATCCGTCGTTGTACATGAGTTCGTTCAAACCTGTTAACATTCTCAAAGATGTTCAAAAAATAGACGGCAACCGTTGGTTGGGTAAAACGCTTCTCGTATTACAATTTTCCATTTCACTTTTTGCGGTCATCGCCGGCATTATTTTTACACAAAACGCCGAATACATCAAAACTTTGGATTACGGCTACGAAGATGATCAGATCGTCGCTTTGTATTTCAAACAATCCGCGCAGTTTCATCAATTTGAACAAAAAATACGGCAGGACTCGAGAATTCACGCCATCGCCGGTTCCGCGCATCACGCCGGACGCAATATCATGGGAAATGTCGTTTATGAATCCAACGGTGCGCCGTCCCAAGCTAACGTCATGCGCGTGGGTTCCGACTACATACAGACTTTGGCTTTGCGCATGAAACAAGGACGCGCTTTTGATCGTGCGATGACGACCGACGCTGAAAATAGCGCCATCGTCAATGCGACCTTAGTCAAGGCACAAGGATGGACGGAACCTATAGGACAGCGCCTCAAAATGAACGACAAAGAATTGACTGTCGTCGGTGTCGTGGAAGATTTTTTTTACCGTTCGTACCACCGCGCCATAGACCCTTGTATCCTGACGATGATACCGGACGACGAATACCGTTTCATGTCCATCAAAGTAGCGCCGGAACACGTTTTGTCTATTCGTCCGTTATTGGAATCAACATGGCACGAGATTTTGCCGGACGAACCGTTTGACATGATTTATCAAAATGAAATTTTTCTGGAAGATCTGACGGAGGATGAGCAAGTAAAAAACGTGTTTCTGTATGTCGCCATCATGACCTTAATGATCGCCGCGATGGGGTTATTTGCTTTGGTATCGCTATCCATCGCCAAACGGACGAAAGAAATCGGTATTCGCAAAGTACTGGGCGCATCCGTAGCGCACGTGATACACCTT
This DNA window, taken from bacterium, encodes the following:
- a CDS encoding ABC transporter ATP-binding protein translates to MIKAKNLNKMYTTDEVETTALNNVNFEINDSEFVAIMGPSGCGKSTLLNIIGLLDNPTSGEYHFVGHEVSRYSERQRSNLRKANIGFVFQSFNLIDELTVYENVELPLLYLGMTASDRKKRVEETLEHMQIMHRRNHFPQQLSGGQQQRVAVSRAVVAKPKLILADEPTGNLDSAHGEEVMRLLTDLNKAGTTIIMVTHSPSHAEYAHRIIHLFDGHIVTENMKEAAKI
- a CDS encoding four helix bundle protein is translated as MNENGMLNLGHKNLDVWKLSIELVTKIYAITENFPKTEMYGITNQLRRAAVSVSSNIAEGAARRSQLERRRYYEIARSSLVEIDTQLEIALRLKFCIRENLHSISDLLNHVFASLSKLVKSTIHKTLTKN
- a CDS encoding ABC transporter permease; this translates as MIRNYLKIAIRNMQKNALHTFFNVLGLAMGIACCITVYIFVDTMLNMDTAHREAERIFTINHVRLINNREEFWGLSKGPLGPAIKNDFPEVTDFIRLDDNNAVVKRGDLIFNEDIRFADANFFSMFTFSLASGVGSDLTQKNAIFLSEEKALKYFGDQNPVGQTLTLIFEGEKRLEFVVKGVAKKFPRNTSFAFNFLVNYENIKDIYPQADRWTYNVSATFIKLHRPEDAFKVEQGLSRYLALQNESNPNQPAQRFYLDNLLTMSKNSWQVRGDISGGTNPHGIYTLTFIAALVMLMACFNYINIAVASAARRFKEIGIRKVVGGTRGQLVKQFLTENFITTLTALGLGIVFAETLTIPFFNSIIQGNTVLAFDISADLRVVIFLAVLTSSIGLLAGLYPSLYMSSFKPVNILKDVQKIDGNRWLGKTLLVLQFSISLFAVIAGIIFTQNAEYIKTLDYGYEDDQIVALYFKQSAQFHQFEQKIRQDSRIHAIAGSAHHAGRNIMGNVVYESNGAPSQANVMRVGSDYIQTLALRMKQGRAFDRAMTTDAENSAIVNATLVKAQGWTEPIGQRLKMNDKELTVVGVVEDFFYRSYHRAIDPCILTMIPDDEYRFMSIKVAPEHVLSIRPLLESTWHEILPDEPFDMIYQNEIFLEDLTEDEQVKNVFLYVAIMTLMIAAMGLFALVSLSIAKRTKEIGIRKVLGASVAHVIHLVNRDFYWLIGIASVIIFPIAFFLLTNLLNSIYAVHVDITALPFILSVLIFGLVAAITIGMRVYGVAKENPVHALKYE
- a CDS encoding HlyD family efflux transporter periplasmic adaptor subunit translates to MDRKIEKKTWTPKRIAIIGGGALFVFFIAYQFLFGDNSTKLNVKSDKITIAKVTKGPFQEFIPVTGNVMPIKTIYLDAMEGGRVDKLFVEEGAMLKQGEEILKLTNTNLQMDVMFREAQLFEQINNLRNTRLSYEQTRLRNKSDLINLDYEIQKLKRTYDIQKGLQSQNLTTPQEFETARDEYDYAAKRRDLLLETMRQDSILRAVQMQSLEASIEHMGTNLNTIKENLANLTIRAPIAGQLTSRNAELGESKRSGDRLGQIDVLDGFKVRAGIDEHYIARIQIGQTGEFDLAGKTYNLVIKKVYPEVQNGRFEVDMEFQGDTPKDIRRGQSLQIRLELGDLQEAVLVPRGGFYQKTGGQWIFVVDPSGDFAVKRNIRLGRQNPQVFEVMDGIFPGEQVITSSYDSYGDVDKLMLNK